In Lentibacillus amyloliquefaciens, one DNA window encodes the following:
- the hisG gene encoding ATP phosphoribosyltransferase: MERITLALAKGRTAEESINLLEKAGIHFNDFTAESRKLVFNDTTGKVTLIFVKAVDVPTYVENGAADMGIVGKDNIMESQADVYEILDLKLGRCKFAVAGFSDHHISGNNGLTVASKYPAVAKRHFQQKGTSIKTIKLNGSVELAPLIGLADVIVDIVETGTTLHENGLEVLEEMESISTRLIVNKASFTTKSESVHALIHSLQTGLE; the protein is encoded by the coding sequence GTGGAAAGAATTACGTTAGCACTCGCAAAAGGACGGACAGCTGAAGAATCTATCAATCTGCTGGAAAAGGCAGGTATCCATTTCAATGATTTCACCGCCGAATCCAGGAAACTCGTTTTCAATGATACGACCGGAAAGGTAACGTTAATCTTCGTTAAAGCTGTGGATGTTCCGACGTACGTTGAAAATGGTGCAGCAGATATGGGAATTGTCGGCAAGGATAATATCATGGAGTCCCAGGCAGATGTCTATGAGATACTTGATTTGAAACTTGGCCGGTGCAAGTTTGCCGTGGCGGGTTTCAGTGACCATCACATCTCCGGAAACAATGGGCTGACAGTTGCATCCAAGTACCCGGCCGTCGCTAAACGCCATTTCCAACAAAAGGGAACTTCCATTAAAACCATTAAATTAAATGGTTCCGTCGAACTCGCTCCCCTGATCGGTCTGGCTGATGTCATCGTCGATATTGTTGAGACAGGTACAACTTTACATGAGAATGGCCTTGAGGTTCTTGAAGAAATGGAATCCATCAGCACGAGACTGATTGTCAATAAAGCAAGTTTCACGACAAAATCAGAAAGTGTGCACGCACTAATTCATTCGTTACAAACTGGCTTGGAGTGA
- the hisD gene encoding histidinol dehydrogenase, protein MKLLTTEQFFTEKQNQTDQTDYRNVDVSVLEIIADVQKSGDDALLRLTEKFDGVLLDQLTVSEEEFWEAEKSVSQEFKRAIRTAKENITAFHANQTEQSWFMNQTDGITLGQKVTAIERVGVYIPGGKASYPSSVLMNVIPAKLAGVEEIIITTPPNSDGKVNPYVLLAAKEAGVKAVYKVGGAQAIAALAYGTETIQKVFKIVGPGNAYVARAKKWVFGDVAIDMIAGPSEICIVADDTAPPRFVAADLLSQAEHDEDARPILITTSEKMAEAVQEAVAQQTEQLERKAIIKESLANNGRIIFAETLSEAFDTANKIAPEHLQLMIREPFENLANITNAGAIFLGHYSPEPLGDYAAGPNHTLPTSGTAAFSSPLGVYDFVKKSSVIHYPNQALDRISRDIITLANAEGLSAHSQSIQIRKDEQDDA, encoded by the coding sequence ATGAAACTGCTGACAACTGAACAGTTTTTTACAGAGAAACAAAACCAAACAGACCAAACCGACTATCGCAATGTGGATGTTTCTGTATTAGAGATTATTGCTGATGTGCAAAAATCAGGCGATGATGCACTGCTGAGGCTGACTGAGAAGTTCGACGGTGTATTGCTTGATCAGCTCACCGTTTCCGAAGAAGAATTTTGGGAGGCGGAAAAGTCCGTAAGTCAGGAATTTAAACGAGCAATTCGAACAGCCAAGGAAAATATTACGGCATTCCACGCTAATCAAACAGAGCAATCCTGGTTTATGAATCAGACGGACGGCATCACACTCGGTCAAAAAGTGACAGCCATTGAACGCGTTGGAGTCTACATTCCAGGCGGAAAGGCTTCCTACCCTTCTTCAGTTCTGATGAATGTGATTCCTGCCAAGCTTGCAGGCGTCGAAGAAATCATCATTACCACACCGCCAAACAGTGATGGGAAAGTGAACCCGTATGTGCTTCTGGCAGCCAAAGAAGCCGGTGTGAAAGCCGTCTATAAAGTTGGCGGCGCCCAAGCAATTGCAGCATTAGCGTATGGTACTGAAACGATCCAAAAAGTTTTTAAAATTGTCGGCCCCGGAAATGCTTATGTTGCGCGTGCCAAGAAATGGGTTTTTGGTGATGTCGCAATTGATATGATCGCAGGACCGAGTGAAATATGTATCGTTGCTGATGACACTGCACCTCCTCGTTTTGTGGCAGCAGACCTGTTATCACAGGCTGAACATGATGAAGACGCTCGCCCCATTCTTATAACAACGAGTGAAAAAATGGCAGAAGCTGTTCAAGAGGCTGTTGCTCAGCAAACCGAACAGCTGGAACGTAAAGCCATCATTAAGGAATCACTCGCCAATAACGGGCGTATTATCTTTGCTGAAACACTTTCAGAGGCATTTGATACCGCCAACAAAATCGCACCGGAACACTTACAGCTGATGATAAGAGAGCCCTTTGAAAACTTGGCAAACATTACGAATGCCGGGGCAATTTTTCTCGGGCATTATTCACCGGAACCGCTCGGTGATTATGCTGCGGGCCCGAATCATACCTTGCCAACCAGCGGGACAGCTGCTTTTTCGTCACCGCTTGGTGTTTACGATTTTGTAAAAAAATCGAGCGTCATTCATTACCCTAACCAAGCACTAGACAGGATCTCGCGCGATATTATCACTCTCGCGAATGCTGAAGGTCTGTCAGCACACAGTCAATCAATTCAGATTAGAAAGGATGAACAAGACGATGCGTAA
- the hisB gene encoding imidazoleglycerol-phosphate dehydratase HisB — MRKASINRKTSETAISADFALDGKGVSQVNTGIGFFDHMLTLMTKHGLFELALSCDGDLDVDQHHSVEDTGIVLGQAFKEALGDKAGITRYATVTTPMDEALSFISTDISGRPYLVYNVDGLKDKVGTFDTELAEEFFRAFVNHAGITLHINLAYGSNSHHIIESIFKGFGRVLDQAASLNEKVEGVPSTKGSL; from the coding sequence ATGCGTAAAGCTTCCATCAATCGCAAAACTTCAGAAACAGCAATATCCGCCGACTTTGCTCTGGACGGCAAAGGAGTGAGTCAGGTCAATACAGGCATTGGTTTTTTCGATCATATGCTGACACTCATGACAAAGCATGGGCTTTTCGAACTGGCACTCAGCTGTGATGGCGACCTTGATGTTGATCAGCACCATTCAGTTGAAGATACCGGAATTGTTTTGGGACAGGCATTCAAGGAAGCGCTTGGTGACAAGGCAGGCATCACACGCTACGCAACGGTGACAACACCAATGGATGAGGCGCTGTCATTCATTTCTACTGACATAAGCGGCCGGCCATATCTCGTCTACAATGTTGATGGACTGAAAGATAAAGTTGGAACGTTTGACACAGAGCTTGCCGAGGAGTTCTTCCGGGCCTTTGTCAATCATGCCGGCATCACACTGCATATTAACCTGGCATACGGTTCAAACAGCCACCACATCATTGAGTCCATTTTTAAAGGATTCGGACGTGTGCTTGATCAGGCTGCATCCCTGAATGAGAAAGTTGAGGGTGTCCCATCGACTAAGGGATCACTCTAG
- the hisH gene encoding imidazole glycerol phosphate synthase subunit HisH: MIAIIDYGAGNIKSLQFGLTKVGLDSRLTADPDIIRQSDGIILPGVGAFRGAINALHDLGLANVLQKEAANKKPLLGICLGMQLLYETSYEDGEWDGLGLLRGEAGRINDSVKVPHMGWNTLNHHKNSLLLNGIPEDTYVYFVHSYALKTYNPDELISSASYGGEVPAIVQKDNLAGMQFHPEKSGAAGLQLLKNFGAMLS, translated from the coding sequence ATGATTGCCATAATAGACTACGGTGCAGGCAACATCAAAAGCTTACAATTTGGTCTGACAAAAGTCGGCCTTGATTCCCGATTGACGGCTGACCCGGACATCATAAGGCAAAGTGATGGAATTATCCTCCCGGGAGTCGGAGCATTCCGTGGTGCAATAAATGCACTACACGATTTGGGTCTGGCCAACGTACTTCAAAAAGAGGCTGCCAATAAAAAACCGCTTCTCGGTATCTGCCTCGGGATGCAACTCTTATACGAAACAAGCTATGAAGACGGTGAATGGGATGGACTCGGACTGCTTCGTGGTGAAGCCGGACGGATTAACGATTCCGTCAAAGTGCCGCATATGGGATGGAACACATTAAATCATCACAAGAACTCTCTTCTGCTTAATGGAATTCCGGAAGATACCTATGTCTATTTCGTTCATTCCTATGCATTGAAGACGTATAACCCCGATGAACTCATCAGCAGTGCTTCATATGGTGGAGAAGTCCCGGCAATTGTCCAAAAAGATAATCTTGCCGGCATGCAATTTCATCCTGAAAAAAGTGGTGCTGCCGGATTACAGCTATTAAAAAATTTTGGAGCGATGCTATCATGA
- the hisA gene encoding 1-(5-phosphoribosyl)-5-[(5-phosphoribosylamino)methylideneamino]imidazole-4-carboxamide isomerase, producing MILFPAIDIRNGKCVRLIQGDYNQEKIYNDSPADAAQQWEQHGAEFLHIVDLDGAKGSATANIETIRKIALATTIPVQVGGGIRSMEKIRTYLSAGVDRVIIGTAAINDQAFLEQAVNNYGDKIAVSIDARNGYVAIDGWTETSDIKATDLVSKLETIDVSTIIYTDILKDGMLKGPNFHELETINKLTSINVIASGGVSSKADVSRLKAMNLYGAIIGKALYDGTLSFQTLREET from the coding sequence ATGATTTTATTTCCCGCAATTGACATTAGAAACGGTAAATGCGTCCGCCTTATCCAGGGCGACTACAATCAAGAAAAAATATACAACGACTCCCCTGCCGATGCAGCACAACAATGGGAGCAACACGGAGCTGAATTTTTACACATTGTTGATCTTGATGGAGCCAAAGGCAGTGCAACAGCCAACATTGAGACAATCCGGAAAATTGCTCTCGCTACAACGATTCCTGTTCAAGTCGGCGGCGGCATCCGTTCCATGGAAAAAATCCGTACATACCTTTCAGCAGGTGTGGACCGCGTTATCATTGGAACGGCCGCCATTAATGACCAAGCCTTTCTGGAGCAAGCAGTCAATAACTACGGTGATAAAATCGCCGTATCAATTGACGCACGAAATGGTTATGTTGCCATTGATGGCTGGACAGAAACAAGTGATATCAAAGCAACCGATCTGGTATCGAAACTGGAGACGATTGATGTATCAACCATCATTTATACCGATATTTTAAAAGATGGAATGCTCAAGGGTCCAAATTTTCATGAGCTTGAAACCATCAACAAACTGACCTCGATCAATGTTATCGCTTCAGGCGGTGTGTCTTCAAAAGCGGATGTCAGCCGGCTGAAAGCGATGAATCTATACGGCGCGATTATCGGTAAAGCATTGTATGATGGCACACTTTCGTTTCAAACTTTACGGGAGGAAACATAA
- the hisF gene encoding imidazole glycerol phosphate synthase subunit HisF, with amino-acid sequence MLAKRIIPCMDVDKGRVVKGHKFQNIRDVANPVELAKRYNEAGADELVFYDITASHENRPIFLDIVEQVAAEIAIPFTVGGGIRSIQDIQQTLRAGADKVSINSAAVENPELITEAAMKFGSQCIVLSIDAKQVKPQKWHIFIKGGREDTQMDAVKWAEQGEGLGAGEIVVNAIDTDGDKNGYNLELTRAVTDQVNLPVVASGGAGTTSHIAEVLTEANADAALAASVFHYSDILISELKNYLDQYGITVRR; translated from the coding sequence ATGCTGGCAAAACGAATTATTCCATGTATGGACGTTGATAAAGGACGCGTCGTAAAAGGGCATAAATTCCAGAACATTCGTGATGTGGCAAATCCGGTTGAACTGGCTAAGCGCTACAATGAAGCCGGTGCGGATGAACTCGTATTTTACGATATCACCGCATCACATGAAAATCGGCCGATATTTTTGGACATCGTCGAGCAAGTGGCAGCCGAAATTGCGATTCCCTTTACAGTCGGCGGCGGTATCCGAAGTATCCAGGATATCCAGCAGACATTAAGGGCGGGTGCAGACAAAGTTTCAATTAACAGCGCTGCAGTAGAAAATCCGGAACTCATTACCGAAGCGGCTATGAAGTTCGGCAGCCAGTGCATCGTCCTATCAATTGACGCTAAACAAGTCAAACCGCAGAAGTGGCATATTTTCATTAAAGGTGGTCGGGAAGACACCCAAATGGACGCAGTAAAATGGGCTGAACAAGGCGAGGGTCTCGGTGCCGGTGAAATTGTCGTAAATGCCATCGATACCGACGGAGACAAGAACGGCTACAACCTTGAATTGACAAGAGCCGTCACCGACCAAGTCAATCTCCCGGTTGTTGCAAGCGGCGGCGCCGGAACAACAAGCCATATTGCCGAAGTACTGACAGAAGCAAATGCTGATGCAGCGCTGGCAGCTTCTGTCTTCCACTACAGCGACATACTGATATCTGAACTGAAAAACTATCTTGATCAATACGGCATTACTGTCAGGAGGTAA
- the hisIE gene encoding bifunctional phosphoribosyl-AMP cyclohydrolase/phosphoribosyl-ATP diphosphatase HisIE encodes MYNQQLRGLTFDQQGLIPAIIQDDETKEVLTLAYMNKESLNKTLDTGETWFFSRTRQELWHKGETSGNRQLVKEIRFDCDADSLLVKVKSLGPACHTGENSCFYNTLEARNTPEEMGLNELAALISERRHETKEDSYTTYLFHEGIDKILKKIGEETSEVIIGAKNNDREEMQWEIADLTYHTLVLMELMGVSISDIKLELAKRHAVKEDNSNE; translated from the coding sequence ATGTACAACCAACAGCTGAGGGGACTCACATTTGATCAACAAGGCCTTATTCCGGCAATCATTCAGGATGATGAGACGAAAGAAGTTTTGACGCTTGCATATATGAACAAGGAATCGCTGAATAAGACACTTGATACCGGTGAAACATGGTTTTTCAGCAGAACTCGTCAGGAACTCTGGCACAAAGGCGAAACATCCGGTAACCGGCAGCTTGTTAAGGAAATCCGCTTCGACTGTGATGCGGACTCCCTGCTGGTTAAAGTTAAATCGCTTGGTCCGGCATGCCATACGGGAGAAAATTCATGTTTCTACAATACGCTGGAAGCACGTAACACACCTGAGGAGATGGGGTTGAATGAACTCGCTGCTCTCATCAGCGAGCGCCGGCATGAAACAAAAGAAGACTCTTACACGACTTACCTGTTCCATGAGGGGATTGATAAAATCCTGAAAAAAATCGGTGAAGAAACAAGCGAGGTCATTATCGGCGCCAAAAACAACGATCGTGAAGAAATGCAATGGGAAATTGCTGATCTGACTTACCACACACTCGTTCTGATGGAATTAATGGGGGTTTCCATTTCTGATATTAAGCTGGAGCTCGCTAAACGCCATGCCGTAAAGGAAGACAATAGCAATGAATAA
- the hisC gene encoding histidinol-phosphate transaminase: protein MNNKFWSEAVKRTEPYVPGEQLNDPDITKLNTNENPYGPSPEVTEAVEAELKRKLHLYPPPGADQLQEEIARYYKLDQDHIFIGNGSDEVLAFSFMAFFEQNAKIRFPAITYSFYPVYAKLFNIPFEKIPLNHDFTIPVEGFSGAEGGVLIANPNAPTGLYLNIEAVEQIVRSNPDCVVIIDEAYIDFAPASAVSLVTRYPNLLIVQTMSKSRSLAGLRVGFAIGDAGLIEALNRIKDSFNSYTIDRLAIAGASAAVKDDRYFRETTEKIARTREWLIPEMKKRGFYVTPSHANFIFVSHEQLPAASLYHKLKQKKFLVRHFNKPEIENYLRITIGTGEQMTQFLKALDTINTSSGRRE, encoded by the coding sequence ATGAATAATAAATTCTGGAGTGAAGCCGTTAAACGGACCGAACCCTACGTACCGGGGGAGCAGCTGAACGATCCGGATATCACTAAACTGAATACAAATGAAAACCCATACGGTCCGTCACCAGAGGTTACAGAGGCTGTTGAGGCCGAACTCAAGCGAAAGCTGCACTTATATCCTCCCCCGGGAGCTGATCAGCTGCAGGAAGAAATAGCCCGTTATTATAAGCTTGATCAGGATCATATCTTTATTGGAAATGGTTCAGATGAAGTCCTGGCATTTTCATTTATGGCTTTCTTTGAACAAAATGCCAAAATCCGATTTCCTGCCATTACGTACAGTTTTTATCCTGTATATGCTAAGCTTTTTAATATACCGTTTGAAAAAATACCGTTAAATCATGATTTCACAATTCCGGTTGAGGGTTTTTCCGGGGCTGAAGGCGGTGTTCTGATTGCCAATCCAAATGCGCCGACCGGATTATACTTAAATATTGAAGCCGTAGAGCAGATCGTACGGAGCAACCCGGATTGTGTTGTGATTATTGATGAAGCTTATATCGACTTTGCTCCCGCCTCGGCGGTTTCTCTGGTAACACGCTATCCTAACCTTCTGATCGTGCAGACAATGTCCAAATCGCGTTCTCTTGCCGGTTTGCGGGTAGGATTTGCCATCGGGGATGCAGGTCTGATTGAAGCCCTGAACCGGATTAAAGATTCTTTTAACTCTTATACAATTGACCGTCTGGCTATCGCCGGTGCCTCAGCTGCTGTAAAGGACGACCGCTATTTCCGTGAAACGACAGAGAAAATCGCCCGGACACGCGAATGGCTCATACCGGAAATGAAAAAACGCGGATTCTATGTCACACCATCCCATGCTAATTTTATTTTTGTTTCGCATGAGCAGCTGCCGGCAGCGTCTCTTTATCATAAACTTAAACAAAAAAAATTCCTGGTCCGGCATTTCAATAAACCGGAAATCGAAAATTACCTCCGGATAACCATTGGGACGGGTGAACAAATGACGCAATTCCTAAAGGCGCTGGATACCATTAACACTTCCTCAGGCAGACGCGAGTGA
- a CDS encoding SurA N-terminal domain-containing protein has translation MKKLVMLMMTLALAVVMAACNGDSEDNNNEEGSGEGQSEQASQQQQQMPEPDLEGIPDVVAEVNGEEISGEEFKTTYEGQFQQMAMQSQMSGQELNQDELKQQTAEGMVSSELLIQEAGNRNFEASDKEVDEKLTELAQQSGMESKDKFISALEEQGMKQEDINSQVKTQVKVDKLIADESGDTKPSEEELQQAYDQFKSQREQMSQGSEGGEQAEIPSFDEMKSDLESQVKKQKEAEAAQTIIDKLREDADVTINL, from the coding sequence ATGAAGAAGCTGGTAATGTTAATGATGACGCTGGCGCTGGCTGTCGTAATGGCGGCTTGCAATGGTGATTCTGAAGATAATAATAATGAAGAAGGTTCCGGAGAAGGTCAGAGTGAACAAGCCTCACAGCAGCAACAGCAAATGCCTGAACCTGACCTTGAAGGTATTCCCGACGTTGTAGCAGAAGTAAATGGTGAAGAAATTTCCGGAGAGGAATTTAAAACCACTTATGAAGGACAGTTTCAACAAATGGCAATGCAATCCCAGATGAGTGGACAGGAACTTAATCAGGATGAACTTAAACAACAGACAGCAGAAGGTATGGTTAGTTCAGAGCTGCTTATCCAAGAAGCGGGAAATCGTAATTTTGAAGCATCCGACAAAGAAGTCGACGAAAAGCTTACCGAGTTAGCACAGCAGAGCGGGATGGAATCGAAAGACAAGTTTATCTCAGCGCTCGAAGAACAGGGTATGAAACAGGAAGACATTAACTCTCAAGTGAAAACACAGGTTAAGGTTGATAAATTGATTGCTGATGAATCAGGTGATACTAAGCCAAGCGAAGAGGAACTGCAGCAAGCTTATGATCAGTTCAAATCTCAGCGGGAACAAATGAGTCAAGGCAGTGAAGGCGGCGAACAAGCCGAGATTCCTTCATTTGATGAAATGAAATCAGATCTTGAATCACAAGTTAAAAAGCAAAAAGAAGCGGAAGCAGCCCAAACGATTATTGATAAGCTCCGTGAAGATGCAGACGTGACAATCAATCTGTAA
- a CDS encoding ABC transporter permease, with the protein MRLWILIIVTIILSVISLFLGAIDISLSDLLDLDSDELQIFLTSRVPRLLAIIMAGAGMSIAGLIMQSLSRNKFVSPTTAGTLDAARLGIMISMLFITNVTYTQQIIFSFAFSLIGTFLFMQILDRIKFKDVIFVPLIGIMYGNILGSITVFFGYEADILQNLESWFMGSFTLIIDGRYELLYVSIPAVLLAYIYANKFTVAGMGEDFAKNLGMSYKVVLNLGLILVAVISTSVVLTVGVIPFLGLIVPNIVSIFKGDNIRKTIPLTMVVGIAFLLICDIIGRIIVYPYEIPVNVTVAVIGSAIFLILLFRGRAYAKKW; encoded by the coding sequence ATGAGACTATGGATATTAATAATTGTAACTATCATTCTGTCAGTGATATCGCTATTTTTAGGTGCGATTGATATTAGCTTAAGTGACTTGCTCGATTTAGATTCGGATGAGCTGCAAATCTTTTTAACAAGCCGAGTGCCCCGGTTATTGGCAATTATAATGGCAGGCGCAGGAATGAGTATAGCTGGTCTAATTATGCAGAGTTTAAGTCGAAATAAATTCGTATCTCCAACAACAGCCGGAACATTAGATGCCGCTAGACTGGGGATCATGATATCTATGCTGTTCATTACAAATGTCACGTACACACAGCAAATTATCTTCAGTTTCGCGTTCTCTTTAATAGGTACATTCCTTTTCATGCAAATTCTGGACCGTATTAAATTTAAAGACGTTATATTTGTTCCATTAATTGGGATTATGTATGGGAATATTCTAGGCTCGATTACTGTATTTTTCGGTTATGAAGCTGATATTCTCCAAAATCTTGAATCTTGGTTTATGGGCAGCTTCACATTAATTATTGATGGTCGTTATGAGTTGTTATATGTAAGTATTCCAGCTGTGTTACTCGCTTATATTTATGCAAATAAATTTACTGTTGCTGGTATGGGAGAGGATTTTGCGAAGAACTTAGGGATGAGTTATAAGGTAGTTCTTAATTTAGGTCTTATTCTTGTCGCAGTTATTTCTACATCTGTCGTGTTAACTGTCGGCGTTATTCCGTTTTTAGGTCTTATTGTACCTAACATCGTATCTATTTTTAAGGGAGATAACATTCGTAAAACAATACCTCTTACAATGGTAGTTGGGATTGCATTTTTATTAATTTGCGACATAATCGGTCGTATCATCGTATATCCGTATGAGATACCGGTAAACGTTACAGTGGCAGTAATTGGCAGTGCGATCTTCTTAATTTTGTTATTTAGGGGGAGAGCATATGCAAAGAAATGGTAA
- a CDS encoding iron chelate uptake ABC transporter family permease subunit: MQRNGKRLIFLAVLAIVCVLLYAFYDIKGGFDYAFPRRVIRIAAMMVTGIAISYATVAFHTITQNRILTPSIMGIDSMYEVVQTLIFFLAGSASIWVVNNYLNFGAALIAMVLFALILYRFLFRTNKYPIYLLLLIGIILGTLLGSFVTFLQVLIDPVEYMSLQTFLFASFMDVKAEVLYIAIAILFAAFIYGHRIMNQLNVMSLGRENAINLGINYDRLLMNVLILASVLIATSTALVGPITFLGLLVANLSYQYLVTYKHSILILGASLISIIALVGGQFIVEHIFELRTTLSVIINFIGGIYFIYLLLKESRAIK, translated from the coding sequence ATGCAAAGAAATGGTAAGAGGTTGATTTTTTTAGCAGTACTAGCAATTGTTTGTGTTTTATTATATGCATTTTATGATATAAAGGGTGGTTTTGATTACGCTTTTCCAAGACGTGTTATTCGTATAGCGGCAATGATGGTTACAGGGATAGCTATTTCTTATGCAACAGTTGCGTTCCATACCATTACACAAAACCGTATATTAACCCCTTCCATTATGGGGATTGACTCCATGTATGAAGTCGTGCAGACACTCATTTTCTTCTTGGCCGGATCTGCATCGATTTGGGTAGTCAATAACTATTTAAATTTTGGTGCTGCGCTTATTGCAATGGTTTTATTCGCGCTTATTTTATATCGGTTTCTATTCAGAACAAATAAATATCCAATCTATTTATTACTGCTAATTGGCATAATTTTAGGAACGCTTCTCGGGAGTTTTGTAACGTTTCTCCAGGTTTTAATTGACCCTGTAGAATATATGAGCTTACAAACATTCTTATTTGCAAGTTTCATGGATGTTAAAGCAGAAGTTTTGTATATTGCGATTGCCATATTATTCGCTGCATTTATTTACGGCCATCGTATTATGAATCAGCTGAATGTTATGTCGCTTGGTCGTGAAAATGCTATCAATCTTGGTATTAATTACGACCGTTTGTTAATGAATGTTTTAATTTTAGCTTCGGTGTTGATTGCTACGTCAACAGCGTTAGTTGGCCCGATCACGTTCTTAGGTTTATTGGTAGCAAACTTGTCCTATCAATATTTGGTTACATATAAGCACTCAATCCTAATTTTAGGTGCAAGTCTTATAAGTATTATTGCGTTAGTAGGGGGACAATTTATTGTCGAGCATATATTTGAATTGCGTACGACTTTGAGTGTTATTATTAATTTCATTGGTGGTATTTACTTCATTTACTTATTATTAAAGGAAAGCAGGGCGATAAAATGA
- a CDS encoding ABC transporter ATP-binding protein: MIEIKELTKRFGKKDVVDKVSINIKPGTITSFIGPNGAGKSTLLSMVSRFLDSDTGEVLLDQENVRKWKSNEFAKRVSILKQSNFLNVRLTVRELISFGRYPYSKGRLTADDEKFVDQAIDYMNLHDMEDQLIDELSGGQKQRAFIAMVIAQDTEYILLDEPLNNLDMKHSVQIMKTLRKLVNELGKTVVIVLHDINFASVYSDRIAALKDGILVKNGPTQEIINSETLREIYEMDIPVHEQNDGCRICVYFNAHAN, encoded by the coding sequence ATGATTGAAATCAAAGAGTTGACGAAGCGATTTGGTAAAAAAGATGTCGTGGATAAGGTTTCCATAAACATTAAGCCTGGGACGATAACGTCATTTATCGGTCCGAATGGAGCTGGAAAATCTACATTATTGTCAATGGTGAGCCGGTTTCTGGATTCTGATACCGGTGAAGTATTACTTGACCAAGAAAACGTTAGAAAATGGAAGTCGAATGAGTTTGCAAAACGTGTTTCAATTTTAAAACAATCCAACTTTTTAAATGTACGTTTAACGGTACGTGAATTAATTTCATTTGGCCGTTACCCGTATTCTAAAGGCCGCTTGACAGCAGACGATGAAAAATTTGTAGATCAGGCTATTGATTATATGAACTTACATGATATGGAGGATCAGTTGATTGATGAGTTATCCGGCGGACAGAAACAGCGTGCATTTATCGCGATGGTCATTGCTCAGGATACAGAATATATATTACTTGATGAGCCTTTAAACAACTTGGACATGAAGCATTCTGTGCAAATTATGAAAACGCTGCGTAAGCTTGTGAACGAGCTTGGTAAAACGGTTGTTATTGTTTTACATGATATTAATTTTGCATCCGTATATTCAGATCGTATTGCCGCGTTAAAGGACGGAATATTAGTGAAAAACGGTCCGACACAAGAAATTATTAATTCCGAAACCCTTCGTGAAATTTATGAAATGGATATACCAGTTCACGAACAGAACGACGGTTGTCGTATTTGTGTATATTTTAATGCTCATGCAAATTAG